The DNA region ACATTTGACGCTCCAAATATGCCTCGGCAATAGGAGTTAGCTGCGCGGCCAGTACATGATCACCAGCACGCCCAGCAGGCAGATGGCTTCGCCAATCGGATCAAAACGGTCGGGGGCGATTTTGTCCACTTTCCAGCCCCAGATGATGGTGAGAAGAATTATGTATCCTGCGGGTTGTCAGGAAGCAGACTTTTGATCAGATCCTGGATCACCGGGCCGCAGCAGCGGCCGGTGGGATTGTTGAGCTCACAGCGGGCGTTCTGCATGGCTCCGGTGAGCCGGGCAACTTCTTTCACTGTCCGGGCTCCCCGGCTGATGACCGCCTCGCTGATTTGTTTCCGGGTCACCCGGTTGCAGTAGCAAATATACTGGGGACAGGCCCCGGTTTTGTACCAGACCGGCACCTGGAGCTGTGATTGAAGGATGGTTTGCCCGTTCTCACTGAAATATACCACCGGGCATGCGGGATTGCGGCAGAGGTGGTACGTCGCATCGCCCACCGGGCCGGAGAATTCCGGTCGGACCAGGTTTTGCACAGTGATAGCTTTTACACTTTCCCCCGGTTGGTGGCATGTGGGGCAGGGTAATTCGGCAACTGCCGCCCGGGCAGTGGGTGCTGTGCCGGTTCAGCAATTCGGTTTATTAATTGAAGTCAACTGTTTTCACCTCGCATCTGGCTGGTAGATGGCTCTGTCTCATGGATTGCATTAAGCTTATGGGCAGGAGTATTTGGGGTATCGCACAGCTGTTGTAATTGATTTTTTAGCTTTATGTTTTCACTCTCTAAATTGCGTATGTAAATAAAACGCTTAAATTGCCACCAAATTCCCAGTAACAAGGTGGTTAAAGCTCCGGCCAGGGCCGACAACAAAATAAGCAATACTATAGAAAAACCTTCAATATGCCAAAAAAGGAGGTTAATACTAACTGGCACGGCATTTTGCAGGGCGAAAATTGTTACCATTGCCGACAAGATTAGGGCGAAAAAGAAAAATAACTGTCCCTTACTCAAACCTGAGCACCTCCCCAATGCTTTTTTATTAAGTGTAACACAATTTTTAATATATTTTATGAGTTCTAGAAAAATAGTGTTGAAAAAATTAAAGAGAACGGGGGTTTGCCGTTCTCCTGGTCTAATTGGAGGGGAGAAGTCGGAATCGAACCGGACTCCCACCTGGATCGCAGGCAGGCCAGCGGGTTTGCAGCCCGTGGGGGGAACCATCCCCTTTCTCCCCAACAGGTATTATACAGGGCAATCAATCTAATATAAATAATCTATAAGCATTATAAAAAATTTTTATATAACTATGATCCGCAATTAAATATTTATATATTTTCACGGTGCTGTACCAGGTGGCCTGGGTGGCGCCTGCGCCAGTTCTGCCAGATCCAGTTGCCTGGCGGGTTTGGTTTTGTTAAGCTGAAAGTACAGGCATGGCAGAGAGGAGAACTGGTTTGGACCGGGAAATTTATGGACACATCAAGGGTCTGAGCAGGAGCGATCTGGAAACGCTGCGCGGCCTTTATGCTCTGGCGGTGGACCGCGCACAGCTGGTGAGTGAGGATATTATTTGCGTGCTGGTATCGCTGACCGAAAAAATGCGGCGGGAAATAGCGGTGTTTCTCGACCGGCACGGCCGGGTGGTCAGTGTGGGCGTGGGTGATGCCGGTACGGCGCCGCTTTTGGCCAGGAGCCGCCGGCGGAGCGATTTTCGCCTGTCCGGTCTGCGCTGCGTGCATACCCATCCCGGCGGCAGCGGTATGCTCAGTTCGGTGGATATGGCCGCGCTGCTGAGCATGCGGCTGGACGCCATGGTGGCTCTGGGGGTGCGGGATGGCCGCCTGCGGGAAGCCTTTGTGGCCATACCCGATGTCCGACAGGGTCGGCTGGCGGATGGTGGGCGAACCTATGGCCCAATGACCGCAAGGGAACTGGAAAGGTTTGATTGGCGGCGAGCGGTGGATGAGGTGGAAAAACAGCTGGGCAGAACCCCGGCGGATTTCAGGACAGGGGAACAACCGGAGAAAGCGCTGCTGGTTTCCACTGACAGTGAGGAATCGTTGGACGAACTGGCCCGGCTGGCCGAAGCGGCCGGTGCCATGGTTTTGCACAAAGTCTTGCAAAGACGGGCCAGCCCCGATGCCGCCTTCGCTATTGGCCGGGGCAAGGTACGGGAACTGGCCCTGTTGCGCCAGAGCCTGGGGGCCGATCTGGTAATATTTGATGATGAACTTACGCCCGTGCAGGCCAGGAATTTGCAAAGGGAACTGGGCTGCCGGGTGATTGACCGCACGGCGCTGATTCTGGATATTTTCGCCCGGCGGGCCCGCACCCGGGAGGGACAACTGCAGGTGGAACTGGCCCAATTGCGCTATCTGCTGCCCCGCCTGACCGGGCAGGGGGAGGCTCTCTCCCGGCTGGGTGGCGGTATCGGCACCCGGGGGCCGGGGGAGACCAAGCTGGAAACCGACCGGCGGCACATCAGGGGGCGCATTGAGGATCTGCGCCGGGAGTTGGAGGATGTGCGCCGGCACAGGCAGCAACACCGCCGCCAGAGGCAGCAGGCGGACATCCCCGTGGTGGCCCTGGTGGGCTATACCAATGCCGGGAAAAGCACTTTGCTCAACGCTTTAACCGGGGCTGATGTGCTGGTGGCCGACCAGCTTTTCGCCACGCTGGACCCCACCACCCGCCGGCTGGTGTTGCCCGAAAAACAGCAGGTTTTGCTTACCGATACGGTGGGGTTTGTGCGCAAGCTGCCCCACCAGCTGGTGGCCGCCTTTCGCGCCACCCTGGAAGAGGTGCAGCAAGCCGACCTGTTGCTGCATGTGGTGGATGCCAGCAGTGCGGATATGATGGGACAGATGGCGGCTGTGGACAATGTGCTGCGGGAGCTTAATGCACATAACAAGAAAACCGTACTGGTTTTGAATAAAATGGATTGTCCGGTGCAGCCTGACCTGCTGGAGCAGGTGCGGGTTTCCTTTGCCGGTCCGGTGGTGGAAGTTTCGGCCCGCACCGGCTACGGTTTGGAGCAGTTGAAACAGGAAATAGCCCGGCAGCTGGATCTGAGGGGATGGCTTTTTCAAGGCGTGATCCCTTACAACCGGGCCGATTTGCTGGCTCTGGTGCACCGCACGGGCCAGGTGGAGCGGGAGGAGTACCTGCCCGAGGGGATAAGGGTGGTGGCCCGTTTGGGTGGTCGACCCGACCCGCGTATAAGACATTATCAGGACAATACCGGGTTTACCGCCGGAGCTACAGAATCTGATTGAGTGCTATTATTGAAAGTATATGTTCCGCTCAGATAACCATAGGTTTAGAAGAATTGGAGGTGAATTATTATTGATACCACCTGATTTAATTCAGGTTTTCCCTGATGACAAATACGACTACAGCATTATTTGTCAGTTTCGTGGATGGTAAAGTGACTCGCTATAAGATGGGAGATAAATTGTCGGGGGTATTTGAAGCTTTAAAAGACAGGCAAATTTTCCGCGATAAATTAACCATACTCAATGGCGCAGCGGCCTGGGATTTAACAGGTAAAAGAGATGAGACTCAGTGTCTGGATCTTGATCCCTGGGTGCTCTACAATGCAGAAGACGTCACAGAAGAATTTATGTAAACACTTTGTCTGATGAATTACTAGGAAACTAACCATTGCTAGAACATGATTATCAGATTTCGCCATGGGAATATTTTTATTTTAAAGCTGGTGATAATTTGCGCAATTTGCCCGCAATTGATGGAGGCAACCCGGTGCGCTCCGAGTTGCTCCCCTTTCAAAAGCCCTGGATCACTGAACAGGACATAGAAGCCGTAAAACAAACCCTGCAGGGAAGTACAGACCTGTCCGCCGGTCGGCTGGTCCGTTGCCTGGAGGAGAAGTTTGCCGCGCTGGTGGGCAGCCGCTTTGCCGTGGCCACATCCAGCGGTGCGGCCGGCTTGCATATCGCCCTCATGGCCGGCGGGATTGGTCCGCAGGAAGAGGTTATCGTTACCTCACTTACCCATCCGGCTACCACCAACTGCGTACTGTACCAAAAGGCCGTGCCCATCTTTACCGATATTGACCCGCACACGGGCAATCTGGATCCGGCGGCGGTAGAGTGGCGCCTGACCGAAAGAGCACGGGCCATGATTGTTACCCATTACGGCGGTTTCCCCGCCCCGCTGCAGCCGCTCCTGGAAATAGCGAGGGCCAGGGATTTGCTGGTGGTGGAGGACTGTACCCGGGCGGCGGGAGCGCGCTATGACGGACAGGCGGTGGGCAGGGCCGGCGACATGGGCGTGTACAGCTTCTCTCCGGCCAATGGTGCTACCTGCGGGCAGGCCGGTATAGTGGTGACCGATGACGAGGAAACCTATAACTGGCTGGCCATGTTCCGCGACAACGGCCTGGTGCGGGAGAGCTCCCGTTTTACACAGAGGCGCGGACCCTGGCATGTGGCGGAAATGCAGGACCTGGGGTTTAACTACCGTTTGACCGAAGTGCAGGCCGCCCTGCTGATCAGCCAGCTGGACCGGTGGGAAGAAATGCGTGCTCGCCGGGAGAAGATTGCTTCTGTATACAACCAGGCCCTGGCGGAGCGCCGGGATGTGGAACTGCCCCGCTGGCCGGCGAAAGGCGAGCCTGGCTGGAATTTTTACCCTGTCTTGCTTAATTTGGAACATTTAAACGTGAGCCGGGAGCATTTCATTGCCGCTTTAAGGGCGGAAAATATTGAGGCAGCAGTCAAGTACCTGCCGGTTTACCTGCAGCCCTACTACCTCTGGATCGGCCATCCCGATGTCTGCACCATTACGGACAGCCTGTGCCCGCGGGCCGAGGAATTTTTTGGCCGGGTGGTGTGCCTGCCCGTGTATCCGGCCATGACCGCACAGGATGCGGCCGATGTGGTGGCTGCGGTGGTTAAGTTGCTGGATTATTATGCAAAAGCTGCATAATAAATCTGGCGGTGTGTCTTACCTGAGCGAGACTTGTAGTGTTCGGACTGCAACACCTTGTGCGGGTGCTGAACCGGACCGGTGGGCGCGGACACCCAAGCCTGCGCCAGGTCTGGCTTGTGAAGCGGTATCATATTGAGATTCCATCTCATATTGATATGGGGATGTGCCGGGCGGGCAGGTTTATTTGTATCATCTTGAGATGATTGTTGCCCATGCGGATGGTCAGGTTTGAGCTGGAAGCGCCCTATATGTTGGCGGCCGGCTTTTTTCCAGGGAAATATTTTTCTGGCACGTATATTGCTAAGGGTTAAAGCAAAGAGCAAGAAACTTGCGTGCTAACCTGGAAAGGGCTGGTGATAGATATGGCAGTCAGGAAATTGGCTACAAAACCCGTTGTCAGCATAAATAAAGCCTGGTGCAAGGGCTGCGGCATCTGCGCCGCCCTGTGCCCGCAA from Desulfurispora thermophila DSM 16022 includes:
- a CDS encoding (2Fe-2S)-binding protein; its protein translation is MPVWYKTGACPQYICYCNRVTRKQISEAVISRGARTVKEVARLTGAMQNARCELNNPTGRCCGPVIQDLIKSLLPDNPQDT
- a CDS encoding lipopolysaccharide assembly protein LapA domain-containing protein, whose protein sequence is MSKGQLFFFFALILSAMVTIFALQNAVPVSINLLFWHIEGFSIVLLILLSALAGALTTLLLGIWWQFKRFIYIRNLESENIKLKNQLQQLCDTPNTPAHKLNAIHETEPSTSQMRGENS
- the hflX gene encoding GTPase HflX yields the protein MDREIYGHIKGLSRSDLETLRGLYALAVDRAQLVSEDIICVLVSLTEKMRREIAVFLDRHGRVVSVGVGDAGTAPLLARSRRRSDFRLSGLRCVHTHPGGSGMLSSVDMAALLSMRLDAMVALGVRDGRLREAFVAIPDVRQGRLADGGRTYGPMTARELERFDWRRAVDEVEKQLGRTPADFRTGEQPEKALLVSTDSEESLDELARLAEAAGAMVLHKVLQRRASPDAAFAIGRGKVRELALLRQSLGADLVIFDDELTPVQARNLQRELGCRVIDRTALILDIFARRARTREGQLQVELAQLRYLLPRLTGQGEALSRLGGGIGTRGPGETKLETDRRHIRGRIEDLRRELEDVRRHRQQHRRQRQQADIPVVALVGYTNAGKSTLLNALTGADVLVADQLFATLDPTTRRLVLPEKQQVLLTDTVGFVRKLPHQLVAAFRATLEEVQQADLLLHVVDASSADMMGQMAAVDNVLRELNAHNKKTVLVLNKMDCPVQPDLLEQVRVSFAGPVVEVSARTGYGLEQLKQEIARQLDLRGWLFQGVIPYNRADLLALVHRTGQVEREEYLPEGIRVVARLGGRPDPRIRHYQDNTGFTAGATESD
- a CDS encoding DUF2442 domain-containing protein encodes the protein MTNTTTALFVSFVDGKVTRYKMGDKLSGVFEALKDRQIFRDKLTILNGAAAWDLTGKRDETQCLDLDPWVLYNAEDVTEEFM
- a CDS encoding DegT/DnrJ/EryC1/StrS family aminotransferase; protein product: MRNLPAIDGGNPVRSELLPFQKPWITEQDIEAVKQTLQGSTDLSAGRLVRCLEEKFAALVGSRFAVATSSGAAGLHIALMAGGIGPQEEVIVTSLTHPATTNCVLYQKAVPIFTDIDPHTGNLDPAAVEWRLTERARAMIVTHYGGFPAPLQPLLEIARARDLLVVEDCTRAAGARYDGQAVGRAGDMGVYSFSPANGATCGQAGIVVTDDEETYNWLAMFRDNGLVRESSRFTQRRGPWHVAEMQDLGFNYRLTEVQAALLISQLDRWEEMRARREKIASVYNQALAERRDVELPRWPAKGEPGWNFYPVLLNLEHLNVSREHFIAALRAENIEAAVKYLPVYLQPYYLWIGHPDVCTITDSLCPRAEEFFGRVVCLPVYPAMTAQDAADVVAAVVKLLDYYAKAA